The sequence AGATGATAAAGATGTggacagataaagacagagatcatctctgacagaaacacagtaacaaaatctgcctgaTGATTCTGATCCAACAGATTAAAGTAGTTCCAGTTGTAGCTGCAGCAGCGCTGGCTGTATCACATATATTTAATATCTGCAGATGGATCACATGtattaatgagtgtgtgtgtttgtgtgtaggtgtactGTGACATGGCTTCAGGAGGAGGACGGTGGACAGTGAGTATTGAACtgaagcagtggtggaagaagtattcacatcctttactgcagtaaaaaagtaaaagtacttcattGTGCAGTAACTGTCTCCTGtgactgatctctgatcagATCATTGATCCTGAGTCATGTGACTGTTGTAGCTGCTCcaggtggagctggttttaactACGTCAGATACAGTTAGACAGGTCAGTCCACTGGTTCCCAACCTAGGGGTCAGGTCCCTCCAAagggtcaccagataaatctgaggagtCGTCACATGATTGAtggaagaaggaagaagagaaaatacaaagttCAGATTCACTGATCAGATTCAGTTTTTAGACtttcctctgatgtttgatTCTTTGAACTGTGGAACTGGAAACAACTTAGAGACTGAAATGTTAACCCACCAGGTGTTCcagaggaggatggatggatcGGTGAACTTCTACAGGCCCTGGGACCAGTACAAGACGGGCTTTGGTACCGCTGCTGGAGAGTACTGGCTCGGTGAGAAACTGATCCAAACTAACAGTTATTAAAGTCACTCAGTTTACATTGAGTCTCAAACAGCTGATCCACTGATCATCCAGTCATTTCAGCTCCTGGTTGGTTTCATGTACAGGGGGTTCAACAGGAGCCCAGTGGATCCAACCAGGACGTtcatcatgtgtttgtgttcaggtcTTGAGAATCTCTTCCACCTGACTCTGAGGAAAAAGTACGAGCTGCTGGTCGACATGGAGGACTTTGATGGAAACAAAGCGTTCGCTCGTTACTCCTCGTTCTCCGTCAACCCAGAGGCTGATGGCTACAGACTGAATGTATCTGGATTCACTGATGGAGGGGCAGGTGAGTTCATGCATATTTACATTATAGAGGAAAAACAGGGCTCTTTTGACTGGTGGAGAGGTTGACAGCCTCCCAGAACAACACTGGGCCTGTAGCTCGCTCAGTTGGGCTGATTGCCACAGCACATCCCTTCAACCTCCTCAcactctgttgctctgtttgtttgttcttctgttttttcactATCAATTCAATCTGTGTAATGTTTCTCTGGGAACACTCCCAGTTCACCTGGTTAGTGGAAGTATTGAAGATATACACCTGTGTTTCTGTAGGAGACTCCCTGACTTATCACAGCGGACAGAAGTTTTCCACCTTCGACAAAGACCAGGACTCTTCAAGCTCCAACTGTGCGAAAAGCTACCTGGGGGCGTTCTGGTACAACGACTGTCACCATGCAAACCTCAATGGTGTTTATCGCTGGGGGTCTGATGGCACTATCTTTGCTGTTGGAGTGGAGTGGTACCACTGGAAGGGTTATGACTACTCCCTGAAGACCATCAGCATGAAGATCCGTCCTGTGCAGTAAATCTCCAGGACCAGCAGAATATCAGATGttgatctctttctctcttttctctcatctctggTGTAATCTCACATAATCAGTAGAATCAAACAGACACATAGACTCTGATCAGATGCTAATAACTGCATTAACTTCCAACACAGTTTGTTAAAACATGAATCAATAGTTGACATAAACATTTCCAGCTTAGATAAAGTCagagtttgactgtgtgtgtgagcagctgctgtgtgtaaaGTCTTGTGTCAAACAGCTGTTGGTGTAGAAAGTGATTGGACCGGTGGCTCTCCTATACTACTCAGTTTCAACACAACCTTTGGTGGAGGTTTGAACCCTGATGTGAATCATTATCTGCTGgacaatgacaataaatcaGAAGCAAAGCAAAAAGATGAAGAGACCTGATGTCCTCACTTTGTcccctgtgtctctctgtgtggagtctCTCATGATGGACAGACCTGAGATCAGTTCAGCAGCACCAACAGTTAGACACGAACACTCTGACATCCAcaccaacacatgcacaccctgTTAGCTGCATACATTTACTCCATACAGCAGGAACCAGGAAAACAGCATGTAGTTCCTCCATAGGCTTTTCTGTTAGAATATGGCGCCATCTGGTGGAAGAGTGTAAAAACTACAATTTTCAGTCTGAATTCCAGAATAAAAACCCAGTAACATAAAATGTCTGGTTTTATGCTGTAATGacagaaaagacattttaaagtcCCTGTTAGTGTTCACAGTATATAATTAATGTTTTATAGGAACTGAGGTTGAGAttctaaaagaaatgaaacataaaCCCCTGAGGAAACATTTATGCTGTAAGCAGAGAATCAGAGCTGATTAAAaagcttttccgtgtcttaaaaaaggcggttgctaacgagtgtctaaatgagactacagaggttgtcggggacgttaacatgaaaacccatctactcaccagtccacctttacagcctcgttgtgtttctactcacgctctttcaaactctcactaactttctaagaagaaaggcttttgtagaagagctcagagctaaatgaaatgaccagttggaagcttagtggtggagacgttgacgtcatgtgactgtggtgtagttggtttatagcctaacattagcttcttacttctggaggttggatttaggcttcaaacatcagaacagtggtgttcatctgtgaagattatctgatcaactaaagAAGAAACTGACTTTATTAAAGTCAGAATTGTTTAAAAATGCCTGTCTGTGTCCGCAGGGGATAAAGGTCAACAGACTGTGGCCCCGGGGCCTCACGTGTTCGTCCTTCCTGCAGCCGGAGTCCGCGAACAACGCGACCCAGCGCGAACACCCGGAGCGAAGCGAAGCAGCGAAGCCGGCAGGAACAGCTTCAAACCGGTTTGTGTGCCTCGAAAGcctccgctgctgctgctgctgcttcctgtagCGGTTCACTCATTCACACGAGCAGCAGGATGGCGGAGCTGGAGACGGTCCTGCCGTGAAAACACCGGGGAGAGGAGGCGAAGATGGACGGAGTTTGAGATTTGTTCGGCGGCggcagcagggaggagggagcGCGGCGCACCGAGCGACCTGAGGGAGCCCGGTAAAGTTAGTTCTACTGTGTTTCTACTGTGTGTTTGacaaagagaggacagacaaagagaggacacacaaagagaggacacacaaagagaggacAGATACGAAGCAGCTCAGTTTGTCTGAGGTTTAAAAACAGTTCGATTCAAAGGAGATGTAATGAGACTGAGTTAAACTTCATTTTAAACAGCATCATACTGAGGACAAAGaaaaccgtgtgtgtgtgtgtgtgtgtgtgtgtttactcgTGTTGTGGGGACTAAagacattaaattaaatgtgagGGTTTTAATCTTGAGTTTAATCAGTtgaatgtctctgtgtttgtaagGACCAGGATGAGTTACAGGCTGAGTTTACATTGGATCTATGGCCAACATGTCCGTTACTAACCCAGACAAACAGAACTACCAGACCTATGTTTTTGAGAGTCTGTCGCTATGGTAACAGAAGATGTTTGGATTTCCTGAGACAAGAGCAGATTCATTCAGTCAGGATCTGACTCTGTAAAACCAGATTAGGAAAAATATCTTGACGTGTGTTTTTCATACTAAAGACAGGAAGTCTACACAAcacagtcccacagtgatgatgtgtttctgtagtccaacctgaagttagcatcagcctggttccctccacaaaaagccaatgggatttttcatagtgttttggtttattccagaaaataaactgtgagcagctaaagtttctgatccttcaggtttagttgatcagataatcttcacagatgaacaccactgttctgatgtttgaagtaagaagctaatgttaggctataaaccaactacaccacggtcacatgacgtcaacgtctccaccactaagcttccaactggtcatttcatttagctctgagctcttctacaaaagcctttcttcttagaaagttagtgagagtttgaaagagtgtgagtagaaacacaatgaaatcatcatctttttcctgtgtttccttCCATCCTTCCTTTCTCGATCACAGCAGAGTGTGGGGCTTGTTTCCTCATCCCACCATGTCCCCACCGGCGACCCGGCCCCTGGCCCTGGACGGCGGGTGGGGCTGGGCAGTCGTAGCGTCGGGTTtcctggctctgctgctggggTATGGCTCTCCTCAGTCGGTGGGGATCCTCTACCCAGAGTGGCTGCTCGCCTTCGGGGAAGGGAAGGCCACGACGGCCTGGGTGGGCTCGCTGGTGGCCGGAGTCGGACTCGTTGTGGGTGaggaaccagagagagagagtgagcatgtttctgtcgtcttctccttcctctgacctttgacccccccCCCGCAGgtcctgtctgcagtgtctgtgtggTGAACTTCGGCGCTCGGCCGTCACCGTCTTCAGCGGGGTGATGGTGGCCGGGGGTTTGATGCTCAGCTCCTTTGCTCCCAACGTCCCCTTCCTAATCTTCTCCTACGGCATCGTGGTCGGTACGAAGGCTGAGATGgtttacagtgatattttaAAAGATGCAGAGGTCCTGATGGATAGATCTGCTGGGACACGGCCCAGTctgaaactaaataaataaagttagttGCAGTCCTGTTTTACGATGATTGGCAGGTGTTTCTGTTCACTTTTGTGCTCAGGTGTCGGAGTCGGTCTGCTGTACGCtgccaccatcaccatcacctgTCTGTACTTTGACAAGAGGAGAGGTCTGGCTCTGGGAATCATTAACACAGGTAAGTCTGTCACATGACCACATCTCCTCTTACCTGGATCCACAGTGTAAAATAGAGGATTCGTCCATACACTGACGAAATCCTACTTTACTCACAGGAAGTCTCACAAAACCCAAACCTCCATTTATTCAAATGACACCATCAGCTGATGGTCAGTCACCTGTCTGTTGTCCTCAGGTACGAGTGTGGGCGGTTTCCTGTACGCCATGCTGCAGAGCGAGCTCATCGAGCTGTTGGGTCTGGACGGCTGCCTGCTCGTCATCGGCGCGTTGGCGCTGAACGTGGTGGCGTGTGCTGGCCCCATGCGACCTTTAACCCCACCCAGATACTACCTCAAGCAGCGAGCCGCCGTCTTAGAACAGCAGCGGcttcaggaggaagagctgtCCAATCAGAAGCCTTTAGCCAAAGATCCGGTTATTGCCATGGAAACCAAGGAGCCGCtggtcaggaggaggaggttatTCAGCTGTTCGGCCTTCGTCAAGATGATTAAGATCAAGATGAGACAGTATGTCCGGTGAGTTTCACTCAGAGCGGTCGTAATGTTTCAGCTCATCGCTGAGTTAACAACATTAACCAATGTGTAAAGTAAAAGGTGGACAGACCCTGTTCAGATTAGTCCTGAATTGGTCCTCACTAATTTTAGGcgtcagtttcagttcagtttgtggtCATAACAGCTGAGTAATCAGCTGATTGATCAACAATCTGAATGTTGGATGGTCTGTTGGATTTCTGGTCAGACAtgtttcatctcttctctctccaggtgTTTGTCATCCATGTTGTCTCTCCTTCAGGACAGAGTCCTCGTGGCTTTgtgcatctctctcttcttctacaGTCTCGGTCagtctccttttcttcttctgttcttAGTGAAACATGTACCAGTCTTCCTTACCTGTacctcctcctgcaggtaaCTCCCCTCCCCAGCTCTTCCTGGAGGACCTGGCCCGGAGCTCCGGGCTGACCGAGGGCATCGCCTCCATCTCCCTTGTCTCCCTCAGCTCCATCGGAGGCGGCGTGGGTAAACTGGGTCTGGGCATCATGGCCGACGTGCCACAGGTCAACAGTGTTCTCCTGTACGCTCTGACGGTTGGAGTGAGCGGGCTGGCAGTGCTGCTCATCCCCCTCACCAGGTGAGACCAGGCAACACAGGACAGGTAACACTGggacagaacacaggagctgctggaataccacagcctccatctgttagtgtctttgtgttactgtgtgactttcagttgTTGGAAGAAGAATTTAAATGAGTAGAAGAGTCTGTGAGTAACAGCAGAGAGGCTGGagggcttttaatgtgaaataacagGAAGTAAATACAGCTAATGGTGGTGGtactgttcaggttttatctggACATGTTGCTATGCTGTTTGTAGAGCGTTGTTAtcaactgttgctaacaacgGCTAGTCTGAGATATGTACGAATCAGTTCACGTTCAACTGTTAAATGTGAACGGCTTTTTAAGAACGTTTTAAAGTGTTTGTATTAAAATCTAACATTAACAACTAAATGATGATATTCAGTGCATTTGTTCATCTCTGGGACTCTCTCTTCTGTCCATCCATTAGTttacaaaaactattttaaactgtattttcctGCAGCTCGTACCTGGACCTCCAGGTGTTGTCGGTAGTCCTGGGCTTCCTGGGCGGGAACTGGACTCTGACTCCGTACGTCACCAGCCAGGTGGTTGGCGCAGAAAAACTCGCCGAGGCGCACGGGATACTCCTGTTCTTCGGAGGTGCCGGCTTGATGCTGGGTCCCCCTGTCGTAGGTAAGATGGGCTCTGCAGGCCACACAGAGAGGTGGTGGATTATCTGGAAAACGAGCAGCAGGAATGTGAAAAACCAGCTGTTTTGTCCTTTAACTGCTGCAACCACCAGATGATCAATAAGTGTTTACACAGCTGTCAACATGTCTGTTAACTCATCAGCTCCCTCCTTGAAAGGACGTTTCAGACTCGACTTTCATCTCACTTCTTTTGAGTGAGATTCATTTGTTAATTTCATCCTGATGAATCAACGTGTTCATGATATTAAAGGGTATTTTTAACGCAGGCCAGACTGATTAAGTTATTCTGATTCTCTTCAGGTTGTTTCTACGACTTCTGTCAATCGTACGACGTTGCCTTCTTCATCAGCGGGGGTGGCATGATGCTCAGCAGCGTCGTCCTCATCCTTACTGCCATTCTACCGCGACCGCAGACCCTCCCCCTGCTGCTTCAGGCGCCGAAGGGGCCGAGCTCATCAGCTGTACAGTTACCACGGTAACAGAAACTACCCTTCCTGACGTGACAAACAAATCTGGATCCAAATGCAAGTTTTTAAATCTGAGTTCTGAGTGACTTTGCACTCGATGTTTACAAGAAGGGCTgattttaatcaaatcaaactttatttttcaagcttttttattcttttatataAAAATTTAACTGTCAGACTTGATGAAATGTCAGATGAGCAGCTTCACAGAGTTCAATTCGTCTTCCTTCCACCACTGTAAACCCAGGCGCTAGTTTTGTGCTGGTGCTGGTTCGGAGTTGGTTCAACTTGTGAACCCTCTAAGAAACAGTTTCATCTCGTTACAGGTTTTTCTCCTGGCTAATCCAGCACCCTgtttacgtgtcttaaaaaaggcggttgctaacgagtgtctaaatgagactacag is a genomic window of Lates calcarifer isolate ASB-BC8 unplaced genomic scaffold, TLL_Latcal_v3 _unitig_2009_quiver_2139, whole genome shotgun sequence containing:
- the LOC108891620 gene encoding LOW QUALITY PROTEIN: monocarboxylate transporter 9-like (The sequence of the model RefSeq protein was modified relative to this genomic sequence to represent the inferred CDS: inserted 1 base in 1 codon); the encoded protein is MSPPATRPLALDGGWGWAVVASGFLALLLGYGSPQSVGILYPEWLLAFGEGKATTAWVGSLVAGVGLVVGPVCSVCVVNFGARPXTVFSGVMVAGGLMLSSFAPNVPFLIFSYGIVVGVGVGLLYAATITITCLYFDKRRGLALGIINTGTSVGGFLYAMLQSELIELLGLDGCLLVIGALALNVVACAGPMRPLTPPRYYLKQRAAVLEQQRLQEEELSNQKPLAKDPVIAMETKEPLVRRRRLFSCSAFVKMIKIKMRQYVRCLSSMLSLLQDRVLVALCISLFFYSLGNSPPQLFLEDLARSSGLTEGIASISLVSLSSIGGGVGKLGLGIMADVPQVNSVLLYALTVGVSGLAVLLIPLTSSYLDLQVLSVVLGFLGGNWTLTPYVTSQVVGAEKLAEAHGILLFFGGAGLMLGPPVVGCFYDFCQSYDVAFFISGGGMMLSSVVLILTAILPRPQTLPLLLQAPKGPSSSAVQLPR
- the LOC108891625 gene encoding microfibril-associated glycoprotein 4 yields the protein MKLVSVVLLFLAPVLTSCAPLILPLDCSDIYNHDNSRPSGVYTIYPIGATSAVQVYCDMASGGGRWTVFQRRMDGSVNFYRPWDQYKTGFGTAAGEYWLGLENLFHLTLRKKYELLVDMEDFDGNKAFARYSSFSVNPEADGYRLNVSGFTDGGAGDSLTYHSGQKFSTFDKDQDSSSSNCAKSYLGAFWYNDCHHANLNGVYRWGSDGTIFAVGVEWYHWKGYDYSLKTISMKIRPVQ